The segment tgtatcaagtatctTTCTTTTGGTTAGTTTCGTAAACACCAATGAAtgtctattaattattacactACATCAAAAATCGTTTCATCATCTTTGTATCTCGAAGATAATGGTATAATGAATCCtcgttattttttatcagttaCTCTTTTCCTTGTTTATTCTTCTTGAGAATGTTCAGTTCTGTCCCTTTAATCTCATCTTTACTAACATGATATATTATCTActaagtctttaaaatatatccttcGTTTTCTTCCTAAGGGATCTTCAAGATCAGCTATCCACAATTTTACATGCAGTTGATTTACTCGTGATAATCCATTTATTGGATCATGTACAGATGACTTGGAGCTTTGCCAAGTAGATTAACTTCTCCCCTTCAATACGGAGGACACTACACTTCTTCAAGGGAATGAATTATCCCCCTCTCGATCGGctttaatagtaaaaatgtattcctACTCCAAAAGTTGTAATATTTGAGCGACATTAAGATACCCTGTCACTTGTatcttaaaattttgattaaaattgtaaatttctcaacatttggtgacttttttacttttaaacacaaataaaatatagaatagattaaaattttaaagtaaaaaaaccaTTGTATTTTAAGGCCATCCTAACCAACAtcatcagatttttttaatataatatatttgaaaatgcaTGACTATGCATTTCACATTGCAACGTTAATCTAATCATGGTGAGCATTTTAATTGCTTCCACCGTCATATCAGCTCTAAACTTAACAATAATTGTATCAACACTTCAAATTATTacgtaataatattattctaatattttaggTACTCTGTTAATTCAATATCGcaagaaatatatttggtattcttaattttacattctatgattaaatatatgttaaaataaagcaaatctCTTTGTAATCTAGTACATAGTTGGAtatgtaatcaaaaataaatttgccgatcatttaatattaatattaggtGTGAGTAGAATTACTTTCaggttatgaatttttttccaaatgggATATTCTACTctcttattattcttataaaattgataCGAGGTGTCCCAATGTAAAAACTATAATGAACATTGGATATCATGTTACATTTCTCGACAATCTTCTATTCAaacacatcaatatttttatctttgttacTTAATTCAACGTCTTTAGAAGATTTCATGATGGTGAATAAAGATGGAGAATCCAATAAGAAAAGTCTAACGAAGCGTCAAGAAGAATTCCATATAAAGAAGTATATGCTTGGTGTTTCAATTCTTTTAATCTGTTTGGATATGACGAAtgcaatatctttttttcaatatgaaaagtGTTCTAGTTCACCATGTTGTACTCTTGTTAAAATGATTGGACCTTTAGCATCGCTCCGTTTACTTCAGATTCTTGGCTCTTTTATTGAATTATCATTTGACCTTGGATTATTTTTTGGTGTTTGGAGAAATAGACCTTCACTCTTATTCCGATGGTTGATCTATTATGGAATTTGTGCATCTATCAACCTTATATACGAATTTGGATACTTGTGGAGTCGTATATCTGGCACTAAAGTATGGAACGATCAGTCATATAATCATGGACCTTCTcatttagttcaatttttttgtatggcGTTTCTCTGGTCATTTGTGTATGAATTTAGAATGAAAATCTTTAAGAGAAGTACGCGTATCATTCACAGATATTGATATAATGctttatttcttgtaaaaaaataatatatatgaagtatatttaagtacaaatacaaaaataaataaatagattaatattaatatatatttaatccattGTCAATAGtaagattttcttcttttatttaaaaatatgaaaaaattaacgtgagttaacttttattcatttgttttttaggatcttcaaataatttattgagtaaattaattaattatctgtaaGTTAATTGTAACAAATACTCAGAAGAACCTACATATAATTTACGTATGAaatgaacaaacaaacaaaaaaaaaaaaacatatcattcTGAAATGACGGAACTACAATGAACTCTGGAACTTTTCTAACTTGAATAAGAAACCATTATGTTGtaacaaagtaaataattaaaacagagcataaataaataaactgaaatAGATCTCTACTCCACGAAAATATAGAGATTaagaataaaatgttaaaacgGAGGATTGATTTCCACGAATCAATAAGAAAGGAGGCATGTTCTTGGTCATCATTTCCAACCAACTCATATATAGTTGGGCAACAGCTGTCCCACGTCTAGGAATTGACAAAGTCCTGAAAATAGGGAATAATGAATTActcaataatgaataaatgtaaGAATAACTTACATTATAATCATTTCGGATCTTTTAGAATGTTCTCTTAGTAATTCTGTGAGCCTCAAGTGCCTATTCGTTTTTTCCTTTTGACTGATTATCTCTGATTCTTCTAGAGGTGGTTTTATTTCATCCAAAATTTTCTTGAACTCTTCCTTCGTAGGATCTAAGGCTTTTTTTGTGACATCAGGGATGACTGTTACATCAGAATAGTCAATTCGGAATTTCGCTAATAGAGCTGCCATACTGAAATAATCCATAGATTATCATTTGATAAgattttatagttataacttACTTCCTTGTTTCGCGGTCAAGTTCGTCTTTTCTATTAGCTAAGGCGAAAACTCTTAGCTGACACTCTGCAAATTGAGCCCGTGTTGTTAAAATATAAGGTAAGAGGAGAGTGAGGCCACCGTCATCATAGAGCCACCAAACATCGATAttaccttttcttttcttaatctatataggtatataatatattgataaaatgattttattctattataactCTCAAAAGTGTATCTTTAACAAACCTGAAACTGAGTGATGTCCTGAACAGTATTTTTGGGGAGAGGATTCCCATCGATGCCTGTATATACAGCAGTGGATACTTTGCGAGTACGTACTTTCTTTTGTTGGAGTTCTAAAGATTTTCCTTGTTTACCATTCTTCTCatcttcattttcttcatcCAACTCGATTTCATGTTGCTGTTGCTCCTCCTCCCCAATAACTTTCGAAAAATCACAACCCGATTCAAGACGTAAAATCCCTACTCCAAGATGTAAATCGAAAGCATGATGAAGAACAGAAATGTATTCATCTAATCCCTTTGGATCCTCTAACCAATCCCCCTTGTAGCCAAAAAGTACCATATTTGGTCTCATTTTTCCAATCCCTGCAAGGTTCATACAAGCAATTGCACcttcttcaaaatttttattttgagtaagagaataaaatgattttattttatggtcTCTAAACCACATTTGAACCGTGTTCCTCAAAAGTTCTATATTCTTAAATGGTGCATCaccctaaaaaatatttaaaagagatGTGTATTACTAAAACAATCTAGTCCTAAAAACTACATGAACTCACAATATTAACATGAGCACACATTAGGagagataattttttggttataagATTGGCAAAATCTACAAGTGGAGGCCTATGAGCAGGAAGACCTGTAAACACTAGGACTTTAGGTCTGTAATTTTTAACGTGTTCTGGAGTATCGTTGAGGGATTGAATGCTTTTTAGAGTTGTGACAAATTGTTGAGCTTGAGTTGAACTACCCCAGTTAGCCTCTGGCTTTCGGTAGCTAATATAGAGGTAAAGGGCAATAATTACCATGAATGTCACAAGGGCAGTTTTCCAGTCCATTAAGAACATAACGACAAAACATAAGAAGGTTCCAAAAAGAGAAACCCATtggttataatatttaaaagagggTCTCCATCCTGGAGACTTTGTTATAGAAGCGTGGAAGACAGAAAAGTTGATTAGAGCATAAGCTGCTACGAAAAAGTTTGACAACAAAGTTGAAACGGCGTCGAGTTCAGCTAGATTAATATGAACAATTAATGATAATATCAGTTTATGTTTAGATGCATCAAAAGTATTGAGCTTACCAATTAGGATGCAACCCATAGAAATGATGAAGACAAGAAAATACCCTCTAATAGGATCGTTATTAGCACCAAAACCAGGagcaaaaatatgaatgaagGGATAAAGTTTGTCTTTGGCTAAGGCTTGAAGTACTCTGGGTGCTCCAACAAGAGATGCAATGGCTGAAGATAAAGTTGCAGCAAAACAACCGGCATAAATCAAGTAGCCAGTGTATGATATTCTCTCCATAGCTTGTTGATCATTTGATGAACCATATTGACAAAAATCATCAGCCGGTCTACCAGAGCAGTTATTGAAATAGAGAGCACCTTCTACTCCATTAATCCAATTTTCATATTCTGTTTGATTACCTGATGCTTCAGTATGCATTACTCCAGTAATAATCGTTCCATAACcaatataagtaataaaagtCACAATAATGGCAAGTAAAGTGcctaaaattaatgtaattaaccATCAAAGGATATCattgaattacttttataatttacctTTAGGAATAGCTACACCAGGATCTTTTAAATCTCCAGATAAATTAGCACCAGCAACAATACCAGTTACAGCAGGGAAAAAAACACCGAAGACAGAAAAGAAAGATGGTGGGTTACCTGGGTCCTTGTAATCATGATAAGTTGGGCTCAAATTATCTACAAACAGCGTTCCATTATACCCAACAAACCCATATGCGGCGTCCTCTTTTGTTGGTAAAAATGAACCAACTACGAAATCAATTTGTGATCCAATTAACAGAAACAATAAAATCATCTGAACGCGAGTCACCCACTCCATTCCAACGATAGCAAGCGCCAAAACAGCGACTAATGAGATTGCTCCAATAATACGGACGTCATTTGTCGTATCCGAGAATATCAGGTGTTCTAATTCAAAGTATTGTTTACACATATCCAATAGGGATTGACAAAAACCAATGATGTACATAGATACTGCAATAGAGTTGGCTAATGTAAACATAATGCCAATGGCTCCACCAAATTCCGGTCCTAAGGAGCGAGATATCATATAATAGATCCCTCCTCCTCGTATCTGTCCATTTGTGGAAACTGCTGACATGGACAATGTTGTGATCACTGTTACAAGATTTCCAAGGGCAATCACTCCCAATCCTTGAACTGAAAAGACCGACTTTATTAATACAATGgttaaaaatggaagaaaaaaatatcttactcAATCCCCCTTGGCCTACAACCCAAGTAAGACGAAGAAAAAGCATAACACCCCAAATGTTGAGCAAACATCGCatctaaaaaatacatgtaattattcatctcattccatttttattagtattaactTACGAAAACACCTTCAATCCATCCAAATCTGACCACTTTACCCTTGGATTGTTCCTCCTCATTTTTCTCCACATCATCctataaaagatataaataagcatgctaataaaatctttaatattatatagatgGATTAAAATTATTAACCATATCCTTTTTATCTAAAAGCCGCCCATTCTCCGCTTGCTCCTCTTGTAGCTCCTCAAGAGTGGGACGCGAAAATTTACGAGGATGATTAGATATCGATAATAGATTTCTATAATGAGACTCCGAGGGAAGAGCATCCCGGGTTAAATATTGCCGAAAGGATTTGAAATATTGGGTACTATACGTTGGATGAAAACTATTAGTTTCTTCACCTCCAGCTTTATCATGGTCGGGAACATTGTTTGTTTCAGGATCTCCCTCAGTATCTTGTTCCGCTAAATTTGCAGAAGAAGGAGCCACAGAGAACCGGGTCTTTTTCGTTTCCGTATTATCACTACTCATTTTCACCGTTCTTAGTTAAGGCGGATCACAAGTCAAGTCAACACACACAGAGCGCAAGTACAGAAAATCCTTCTTTATGATTAATGATCACAACAGCACTAGCTACTCATTTCTTAAATAATGattgtatatttagttatatagtACAAGAGTAGTCCGATCCTGGATCCTTCTCACTTTGAGAGAAAAACTGTAATGAACAGATTTGAGTATCAACCATGAAATCTACTACTTCACATACTAATATGTTGTACGAGGGAATCTTTTTTCTTACAACAACCTCCCCCCGGCCGGCTTCAACATcttctaaccaattaaaggtaTTTGTTCTTTCTCTCatctacaataataatatgtatttaaattgaaaataacgtACTAGAGAGACTACTACtactcttaaaatatattactactaGAAACCCGAAGATCACCTTCCAATATCATATACAACAAATTACACATATAGCCACACACACTctgaatttgaaagaaaaatatcaggCGGCTCCGTCTCCTACATTATCCAACCCCAAAAACAACTCATTCTCAACACACACGCCGACACTGTTAAACCTatgaaaaatatacctaataaataataagcaatATTGTAGTGCTAGCAAATAAAGATAGGTACAGAGTGGTGTAGTGTAATTATGGCCAAAGAAAGATTCatctatatacaaataataactgATTAGTTAGAAGAGGTTTAATCTATTGAAGGATTACTCAGAATAAAATTACTCATCGTTgacaaataaatcataaaatttcgAATCCCATGTTTCATTGGAATATGAGTCCACCCCTCCCCTATGTTAGGCCTTATCAATCCTTCCATTCATCagttccttttaaaaaaaaaaaaacatgatccATAAATTGATAGTAAATAATTCAAATCTTGTACTAGAGACATAGTCATAATTGTCCCACGCGATTCAATTACCCCCTTTGAGATGGagcatattattatttcatgtgTCCGAGGCACCATCACGTATCATGTTATGTATGATAATTAAATCTTGAATTATGGCAATCAATGGAAaacaagatttaaataataatataatcgaTCCTTtctgtaaaaagaaaatttacttgtGAAGAAACAACAGAGAATATTGAGTACAGGAGCACATATTATATTGTGTTccgatatacatatttattagtgttcgggttcggtctgaaaatcatagACCGTTCTGAGACCCCTATGACTCTTAgaagaccgaattagttcggccCACTAAAGAAGTTCGGTTTGCACAAAGAAAACATCggtgtcatttaaaattttgtttggcAGGCTCTATACCTGAATAATTGATGACATCAGCGGTGTTTTAAGATTGTGAACATTGGCACAAAAGCCtcataatatgattttaaatgggCTGTATAATTCTAAATCGATAAGAAAGTTGGACTATAGATTGATGCAGTAAATAAAACagtccacaatttgaaaacgattaaattttggtctacggTCTGAAATATTCGTTAAATCACTTTAGACCATTccgaaaaaagaaatttggtattgaaccgagtctcaacactaatatttgtatataacgATGGATCTCCGGGGGAGGGATGATACAAAATGATGTTGAAAGTTTCGATGGAACATGTGAgctaagtagtgttgtgtccgtccattccagtcttaggactgtcagtataagaactgattaaaaaagaagtaataaagaTGGGTTAAATTTCAAGAACCGAACTTAATAAGggttaggactgatatgcaggattgAACTGGACCGAAACGAGACTGGAATACATTCTTTAGTCCTatataaggatcgacacaactcTAGAACTAAGATTGAGTTagaaccacaaaaaaaaaggaccctggggattattaattaaaaacatatcgTCCATGATAAACTAATGcaattttcaaataagtaataaaaaaaggggaaatagCATGAAAGATTATTGCTAAAAATAAGGGAGGCCTGAGGAAATGACCTTGAACCGTTGAAACACTCCTGAATGGATACAATACAAGAAATATAATCACCACCGATTGTAGCTTTTAAAgctatatacttatttaatgaTTAGGAAGCCCCCTCCCCTCCCACCCCTTGTCGTTGTATTAGTAGTAGTAAAGTTCATGGCCAAGCCTTCTAACATTGGGAAAATTCACTGTAATTATAACACATCGTATTTGAAGTTTCACCACTACTAAGTTTGTCTTCCAGAAATACTACATACTAGCATAATATAGTATACAGAGAAAGCAAAGCATGCATCTTTTTCATTCTCagtggaataaaaaaataaaaataaaaacaccgGCGAATTACCTCGTTCCCTTACGTCGAAACGTGTGCTGAGAAGAAGAACGAACACGcgccatttttttccaaaagagaAAGAGTGCGCTTATAAGcttgtaaaataatgaaaaaaactgcGTTTACGATCTCTTGCTAGCTATTATATTATTGACAATTAGTGATAGAAATTtcaactcttttgaatgagccAGATCAGAATAGCCGAGATTTTCGGCTCTCCATGTTAACACTTATACCTTCATGAATTCACTAGCACTGTTTAGTCTTGTGATTTGTATACACATGTTATATCacttaaatttaaatctattGCTGTACTAGgaatagagaaagaaaaatatgtagatgACAACCGTTGTTACCTTAATTGTATCTCTCAGCCTTTACggcaaaagaaacagaaaaatacttaaattcaGATGGTAATTAGCACAtttttcccaactatggaattaatattcaataggTGTTGAGAATAGTTCACAGATTAACATGAGtttattcgaattcaaccaatcaacgttcagaacactgataaaaaaagaacaaaaatatggaCAGCTGACAAATACTTTATACAC is part of the Lepeophtheirus salmonis chromosome 7, UVic_Lsal_1.4, whole genome shotgun sequence genome and harbors:
- the LOC121121914 gene encoding solute carrier family 12 member 2 isoform X1 encodes the protein MSSDNTETKKTRFSVAPSSANLAEQDTEGDPETNNVPDHDKAGGEETNSFHPTYSTQYFKSFRQYLTRDALPSESHYRNLLSISNHPRKFSRPTLEELQEEQAENGRLLDKKDMDDVEKNEEEQSKGKVVRFGWIEGVFMRCLLNIWGVMLFLRLTWVVGQGGLIQGLGVIALGNLVTVITTLSMSAVSTNGQIRGGGIYYMISRSLGPEFGGAIGIMFTLANSIAVSMYIIGFCQSLLDMCKQYFELEHLIFSDTTNDVRIIGAISLVAVLALAIVGMEWVTRVQMILLFLLIGSQIDFVVGSFLPTKEDAAYGFVGYNGTLFVDNLSPTYHDYKDPGNPPSFFSVFGVFFPAVTGIVAGANLSGDLKDPGVAIPKGTLLAIIVTFITYIGYGTIITGVMHTEASGNQTEYENWINGVEGALYFNNCSGRPADDFCQYGSSNDQQAMERISYTGYLIYAGCFAATLSSAIASLVGAPRVLQALAKDKLYPFIHIFAPGFGANNDPIRGYFLVFIISMGCILIAELDAVSTLLSNFFVAAYALINFSVFHASITKSPGWRPSFKYYNQWVSLFGTFLCFVVMFLMDWKTALVTFMVIIALYLYISYRKPEANWGSSTQAQQFVTTLKSIQSLNDTPEHVKNYRPKVLVFTGLPAHRPPLVDFANLITKKLSLLMCAHVNIGDAPFKNIELLRNTVQMWFRDHKIKSFYSLTQNKNFEEGAIACMNLAGIGKMRPNMVLFGYKGDWLEDPKGLDEYISVLHHAFDLHLGVGILRLESGCDFSKVIGEEEQQQHEIELDEENEDEKNGKQGKSLELQQKKVRTRKVSTAVYTGIDGNPLPKNTVQDITQFQIKKRKGNIDVWWLYDDGGLTLLLPYILTTRAQFAECQLRVFALANRKDELDRETRNMAALLAKFRIDYSDVTVIPDVTKKALDPTKEEFKKILDEIKPPLEESEIISQKEKTNRHLRLTELLREHSKRSEMIIMTLSIPRRGTAVAQLYMSWLEMMTKNMPPFLLIRGNQSSVLTFYS
- the LOC121121914 gene encoding solute carrier family 12 member 2 isoform X2 — its product is MEIGNGEKESGSNTGLGGVDNPGFLSVDNADFNSHTYVYDTRRSLSGMTVDALPKESFYQDIKNLHDPANRPTMEELKMGQLAGLDRTPAVDDVEKNEEEQSKGKVVRFGWIEGVFMRCLLNIWGVMLFLRLTWVVGQGGLIQGLGVIALGNLVTVITTLSMSAVSTNGQIRGGGIYYMISRSLGPEFGGAIGIMFTLANSIAVSMYIIGFCQSLLDMCKQYFELEHLIFSDTTNDVRIIGAISLVAVLALAIVGMEWVTRVQMILLFLLIGSQIDFVVGSFLPTKEDAAYGFVGYNGTLFVDNLSPTYHDYKDPGNPPSFFSVFGVFFPAVTGIVAGANLSGDLKDPGVAIPKGTLLAIIVTFITYIGYGTIITGVMHTEASGNQTEYENWINGVEGALYFNNCSGRPADDFCQYGSSNDQQAMERISYTGYLIYAGCFAATLSSAIASLVGAPRVLQALAKDKLYPFIHIFAPGFGANNDPIRGYFLVFIISMGCILIAELDAVSTLLSNFFVAAYALINFSVFHASITKSPGWRPSFKYYNQWVSLFGTFLCFVVMFLMDWKTALVTFMVIIALYLYISYRKPEANWGSSTQAQQFVTTLKSIQSLNDTPEHVKNYRPKVLVFTGLPAHRPPLVDFANLITKKLSLLMCAHVNIGDAPFKNIELLRNTVQMWFRDHKIKSFYSLTQNKNFEEGAIACMNLAGIGKMRPNMVLFGYKGDWLEDPKGLDEYISVLHHAFDLHLGVGILRLESGCDFSKVIGEEEQQQHEIELDEENEDEKNGKQGKSLELQQKKVRTRKVSTAVYTGIDGNPLPKNTVQDITQFQIKKRKGNIDVWWLYDDGGLTLLLPYILTTRAQFAECQLRVFALANRKDELDRETRNMAALLAKFRIDYSDVTVIPDVTKKALDPTKEEFKKILDEIKPPLEESEIISQKEKTNRHLRLTELLREHSKRSEMIIMTLSIPRRGTAVAQLYMSWLEMMTKNMPPFLLIRGNQSSVLTFYS